DNA from Phaeodactylum tricornutum CCAP 1055/1 chromosome 30, whole genome shotgun sequence:
CCCCACACGGAGAGCTCCGTTTTCTCCTCCGATGAAGATTCCGATCGAGCAGAATTTGTTCCGGGGGAAGCCCGCATAAGTGCGCGCCACCGATGCCGTACCGTCTCGGTTGATGTGCTGGAATATCAAGGACGACGAACGCAAACACAACATTCGCAGCGACCCCGTCTCCTTGCTGGTCCCGTGATTCATACCGTCCCACCTTCTCCCACGGGACCAAAGCCGATCAAGTCTCTAAGTACAACTACAACTGCTTCGACCCTGTCCCTGGACGGAATCACTACTAAAAACCCGAGTACTTCCGCAAGCGAACCTTTGGTCGTTCCCCACAAGCCTTCCGCGAATCTCGTGGGGATCACCACCGCACACGGAAGGAGCGTCAAGGGTGTGCTACGGCGTAAATTCTCTTGGAAGAATTTCCCCGAACTGGAAACCTACCTGATCGATAATCGTCAACAGTATTTGCAGTACAGTTCCCAGCTAAACTACACTTCGGAACAAAAGCGCTACAACAACCGTCTCACGCAAGGCCTGCTGGATTTGGCTGCCGAGGAAGGTTACGTCTTTGAAGACTTTACCTTCGCGGCCATTCGCGACCGGATTCGTTGCTACTACAAATCCTGCGTGCAGGccgccaagaagaaaaagcgcaagCGTCGCAAGTAAACGCAAAAGTCACGCGCAAGCGTTGTTGACCCAAACCCGTTTTTCGGATTGTGTCTGCGGAGCCAGACATTTTCCGCCCTCCACCGTGCATACGCCATTCATCTCCATATCGTCCACGCAAACCTGCACACGAACCTACACGTTCACAACCCTCTCACTACTATATTTCTTGCATATATACAAGCGTCAAGTGCCAGTCTCGGCCAAGTCGCGAGTTTTGATCCATTTTTCGTCTAGCGAGTAAATCAACTTTACTAGTCTCTGATTGCATACCAAATTTTGCTGACTAGTCAACTCTTTCACAGCAATTTCTACTCGGAACATTTGAAAACGATTATGATTCACTTTAGTACAGATGCTATCgcttcttttccatcccGCGCGCAATACGACGACCCATGGCCATACAATCATCCAACTGCGATCGAACGCTCTTGTTGTACTGCCCAAGGTCCTCGTCCTCCACCAGCGTTCCCGAGAAAGCCTTAATACTCTCAGTTTTAACCACCCGGAGTCCTCCCATTTCACCGATAAGCGCAACCAAAGAGCGATCAAGACCGGCCAAAGATCGAGCCAAAGAACCGTCCTTTGGCGTACACTTGCGAGCTGGCCACCAAGGCCAGTTTTCCGCCTTGGCCATACAAATCTCGTCCGAGAAACGCACGTTGGCCCACACTTCCGAGGGTCCAACACTATCTTTTGTGGGTCGACCGACTGGCTTTTTGCCGCCGCGATTTTTGACTCGGCGTTCTTCCTCCTTCTCCCATGTCTTAATAGCCGCCAACAAGTCGTCCCGTTCGTCTTCTAGCTTTCCCATCTTATCTTGCGCATTCTTGACAAAGGCCCCGACCAATGAAGCTAACCGCGAGATTGTCTTGCACGCCTTGACGGAATCTATCCAATCCGCTCGCGTGGCGTCCTCGGACCCATCTAGGCTGCTAGCGAGCATCGCAGCTTCTGCGCAAATCACCGATGGAATCTCCACTTCGTCTCCTTCCTCCCTGACGTCATATtgctcttcttcttcctcgtcttcgtcgggcTCGTAATCGCCGTGTGCGAGCAAGACCTTGATTGCTGCATACTTGCACTCGGAAGCGGCTCCAGGATGATATTGTAAGAGAGCCGCCCGGAGCTCGGCTACTACTTCTGGCACATGGGCCTTGCGAGCTGCCGCAATCGCAGCAACTAAGAATTCACGAATTTGACCGTAACGGTGGGTCAGTGTATTGCGTAGACGGTGTAtttgccttttccaagcGCGCTCTAGTTTTTCCTTGATGGCTTGATCGTCTTCTGACCCATCCGTTGACAAGTTATCGTCGGCGATATCCGCATCTTTGCTCGCCACGTCTAGATTTGTTATGGCCGCTACACGGGCTTCAAGATCAATCAGAGGTTGGCGAATCATCGAAACTATATTGGCAGCAGAATGAAAAGTCGTTGACGTTGGAGGAGGAGTCTCAACCTTGCGTTTCTTCGAAGCCGACTCCAAGCTATCGAGAGATGTGCGTCTGGCGCTACGTTGTACACCCGAAGACCCGTTTGGAGGGCTGGACTGAGCCGGTGAGCCAATAACTTTCATCGGCGGCGCATCCGCTAAACCAAGGACCATGGGACTGACAGCATTCCATGTATGaacagcattctccaaacGAGCTACCCACTCGCCTCGCGTTGTGTCTGTGCGCTCCCATGGGGCAAGAGTTTCGCAAATTTCCTCGACCTCTAGTAGTCCCGATACCAAAAGGCCAACCAATCCTGTACCGTCAATATTGCCGGTGCCGCACATCTTGCTGCAAGGTAAAATCGGCAGGTTGTGGGTCTTGGTTTGCTGTTTCTGCTCACGGGTTCGACGAGCTCCCATGCCACTGTTTGAATCAAATTTGCGAAGCAGAGTCAAACCTGTCAACTCCTCGTAATCACGCGGCTCTGGTGCTGACGTGCCGTTAATCCTGCTTTCGAGAATCTCAATTTGGAACTCGAGAGAGCTCAGCTCTTCTCCCGCCTGTCCTGCCAAACGCCCGCTTCTACGCCCTTGTTCTTCGTCGCACTTGACTCTAGCCACCTCCAGTCGTTTTTTCAGCGATTCCAGTTCTCGCACTCGTGCGACTGCTTCATTTTGCTCTTTCATATTGTCATGCAAGAAACGACGAAGCGACTGCTGAGCTCCCTGTGGGCCAACGAGTTCTTCGTACAAGTCATGCTCTCTTCTTCCTCGAATGTCTAGACTCCCCGTAAATGAGTCAAACAAGGCTGTAGTCTCAATCAAGTGCCATGAACGACGCTTAAATTGCATGTCAAGTGGCAAATGGTTCGCTACAGTTGAAGGCTGTCGTAAATCTTCCACGTACAAGACCTCAGGATCGTGTCGAAAGCAATAGATAGCGTTGAAATTGCGGTCATAACCTATGGGCTCCGTTCGTGCCGTCAGTTTGCGAATACCCTTTTCGTAAGCTTCGCTCGCTTTTTGCTGGGCTTTCACAGCCGATTCCAATTGCTTCTGCGTAGCCGTCGGCTTGAACagaatttcttctttctcgtcTTCGTTGCCGTTCTGATTCTCCGTCTCGGACGTCTTTTCGTCCTTGGTCACttccttgttttcttccGGCTTTTTCACAGTAGCAGTCGCCGGTTTCTTGGGGCCTTCAAAGGCCAGCCGTACTTTGCGAAGTTTAGTATCCGCCGCACGCTTCGCCTTGGACAACGCGAGCATTTCTTCCTCCCGAGCGGCCACGTCTTGGCTAATGGCAGGGTGGGACGCCAGGATATCATCTGTCAGAACCCGTAGCAGGACTATCAATTCTTCCGCCGTCAACAACCAAGGATCCTGTCGACCCAGTTTGCTAAAGGCTCGAAACAAGATTCCGCGCGGGTCCCCCAGATATGCAAAGTAACCGCCGGGCAAAGGATTCAAATTCGTTTCACTACTTTTGCCCTTTACGGTCGTCGCCGGTGTCATGGGCACGACAATGTCGTCGCGGACGGCCAACAAGTATTCGACGTCAATCTGCAGCGGTGGCAAAACGTTCGGGTCTCGTGAAGCATCCGTCGCGTAAAATctttccatggcgtccatgTACAGGTAGAGTACGTCGGCCCAGCTCGCCGGAGTCAGCGCGGGAGCCAGGTACCGGTGCAGGTCCTTTTGGAGTTGCGTTTGTGACGTTTTTTCGGCAGTGTCTTCCGGAGCTCTACACAAAATTTGCAAGCAAGTGCAAAATAAGGAACTCAGTAAGGGTGGAACGATGCGCGATCGCTTGGCGTTACCGTTCAGAATCTGTTCCGTCGCAAACACGAGTTGCGCCAGCGAAAATGGGGGCACGAGCTCCCGTTCGTCCGGAATCCTAAATTGTACATCCCCTCGAAAAAAGTGGTAGACGCCCAACAAATCCGGCACCAAACCGTGATTCCCCGTGTCGAGTCCGTCTACTTTGGACGCTTGTAAAATTTGCGAGGATGTTTTGCCGTGGCGGGATGGATCGTGTAGATCAGTCGTCATATACCAAAAGTAGGGCAAATACGGTCGAGCCAAGACATCCGCCGGTGGTTTGACGTGCAATTCGGCGTCTTCCTGATGCAAGCGGGTATCCTCCATGGGAAAGCGCCGTCGGCGGAGACGATCGGCGCGTTCTTTGGCAACCTTTTCGGCTTGGAGTCGTTGTCGCGTGGCTTCTTCCTGACGGGCGAGATCAACCTTTTTGCGGGCGAGGGCTTCGGGGGACAAGGATTTCTGTAGCTGGGCCAGTTTTTGTTCGTGAGCGGCCTGCGTCTGTGCGAGGGTGGGGGGCGTGGcggctttctttttcttcttggcggcggcagcggccgcggcggcaacggcgttctttttcttgcggGCGGCTTGGCGTTCCTTTTCTTTAAAGACGGCGGCAATTTTGTAACTGCATTTGACCTTTTGGAAGCGCTCGGCTTTGGTTCCCGACTTGACGGCTTGCAGGATTCTATTTTTAAACTGTGGCCCGTCGAGTTGCGGGTATTCTTGAAGGATCCATTTGGTCAAGGCCGGAATGGAGGAGCCGGTGCGATCACCGAGAGCGAGGATGGCTTCGTGAATGATCTGTAGGTAGGTTTTGGAACCACTGAGGGACGAGTTTCGCTTCCGGCTGGGTTTGGTGGCGTTGTTTCCGTTCGCGTTGGTTGCCGCAGTTCCGTGGTGGCTGTGGCCGTTGGTGGTGGGTTCCAGAGTCGCTGGGGTGGCGGACGACGAGGCCGGAGTCGGGGCGTCGGCCGTGTCGGTCCGGCGGGGGAGCTTattcgtcgttgccttcttCCGGGGCGTTCCTTCGGTGACCGATGGAGGAGGGGtgttggtcgttgttgtcgtcgtcgacttCACGACAGTTGCGCCGTTGGAATCCGCGGGCCAGGCTGGATTGGCACGAGGGGCCTTTGCGTGTCCCGATTTCATGCCTTTTTGATGGTGACGCCGTGTTCCACACACGTTCCGGAACTAATCTTCTAGTTTCTAGAAAGAGTACGAATGGGGACTGTGAGAAGGCACGACAACAGGAAACGGTAAACACACGCTTCTACAAGAACTAGCGTGAAATAGAGAGAGGAATTGTGGTATATAGGGTCGTGTAGAAGGGGGGTGAGTGGAGTAGTagtggcggcgacgacgacgaatcgaAGGAGATCGACTTACGCGGAGCGTCCGACGCACGCCGCAAAACACGTCCCGTACCACTCACACCGACCCACCCACGTCGCACCTAGCCCCGACGCGACCCAATCGCGTCGATCCGTCACGACATACCCGACACTGCGCAATCTCCGCTACCAACGCACCTACTTTTTTatttctctctttctctgTCAATCGTAGATAGCACAACAAAGGTTGTGTTCCTATATATGCTTGATGGATTTGGTCGGGGTAGGAAGTAGTCGAAAATATTCGGTTTTTATCCCACAATGACACATACGGGGGAGAATGGTGTGAGGCGAGCAACGCGAGTAATGCCGATGATCCTACCCTGATATTCCCCGATATGTAGGGTTAGTGTCCGTCCGGGCATCCATCAGTACCACGCTCATTGTCACACCCACACCCCTCCCTACCGCCATGCCCGCGTCTGCGCGCGCGAGGAGATTGTAGAAAGGACTGGCCGAAGGAGGTGGTGGGGTTGGCGCGTCCCGGCTTCCAACATCTCACGCCGCACGCCGTCCCGAGGGTCGAACTTACTGGAAAAGTTACTACCGGTAGGTAACAGTAACGTCACTATACCTTGTGAGCTATCGGCTTGTCGGGCACCCCTCGAGCCGTCAGTCAACCTATTCAGGATGTGTAGCCAGTCACTGATCACAACCCACGTTGATTCGCTAGTCGGGGCTGTTCGGTACTGGTACTTAAAGTATACCTAGACTTACACACACGCATGCGCCTACATGCACGTGGATGGCTGTTGCAAAGCAACTCTTTACTAGTATGTGTCATAGGAATGAATTTACTAAAGTCCCAAGGATTTACTTCGAGGGGCTTAAGTAGACGCGCTTCCGGAACTCCGCACGGTTCATTGTGGTTCTAAAACGTTCCAATAGCACCAATATCCAACAGGTAACAGTCGGACCCAATTGAGTTTTCAACGTCCTCTTTTCATCATGGACTTGCCGTTTTTGCTACTCTTGCTGCTCTTGCTACTGGAAGTGGGGGCGATGGTAGCGAGGTCGGGGGCGGTGGTAGGTACCGGAGTCGTTAGCACGGGAGCGTCGGTAGGGGCCGGAGTCGCGAGCACGGGAGCGTCGGTAGGGGCCGGAGTCGCGAGTACGGGAGCGTCGGTAGGTGGCGCCACGGTAGGGACGGTCGAAGGCATGCCCGAAGGATTGGTCGTTGGCACAGGAACCGGGAGAGGAGCAGATGTATTCTTGCTACTGGAGGATTTGGATGACTTCGACGACTTGGAGGACTTCAGACGACGACTAGGATCGATTTCCAGGGCGTCCAGATTGTCGCTGTTTGGCACTGCTTTGGCAGCCACGGAGAGATTCAAGGCGAGGACCGCCAGGGTTCCGAAAGAAAGAGAACTCTTCATTCTGTGCTAGTCAACGTGAAGCTCCGGGAATGTATCGACTTTTGTGGTTTGTGAGGAAGGCAAAGCCGATCCTTTGCCGGGCGCCAACGACTTCGATCGCTTATACGTTTCTTTTACCGTTAGACTGTGCGGTGAACTCCCCTTCTTAAATATTACTACCAATCCATTTTTCCATCTATTTACGATGTAAAAGCAAGATACTGGTGTAGGCTTACTTAAGACGGTGAACGAAGTTCCCTATGGCAGCTCCAGTGTCCCGTTTATTATATTTACGCATCAAACCGATTTGCTGTTTGGTAATTAACAAAGGATTGGAAGAATTAGACGGTGACTACTGTATCTAATTTGTACTTACAAATAATTGCGAATTATACCGTTCTGTTGAGATTTGTCTAATTACCAAGTGCTATTCTGTTATTTTATCAGTTCCATATCTTTCACTTCGCTTACTGTTCTACTATAAGTCCTTGAATTGTGACTTATGAAAGAATCGTTTTCTTCGGCATCTTAGGGCTCCTACTATGGAGATTGGACAGGCCCGGCGATAACGATTTGCGTGCGGAAATCGCTCCTAACGCCATACCGGCTGCTTGACCTTTTTTGTCTGAAGCCCCGCGTGCGACCATATTCCTATTTCGATACTGCATCGATTTTCTGGAGCTTATTTACTTTTACAACAGGTCAGTCGCCTGTCACTTCCGATGAATGCGAAAGCTGGAAAGCTTTCAGAACAAGGAGAGGGGGCGGGGGCCGCGTATCGATCCAAACGGACTCCTCGTAAGCACCGCTGCTAGTGCCGTTCCTGCTCTCTCCtgagaagacgacgacattgcTATCTAGAACGAGGACAACGTTGGCAGCGATAATACACCAAAGGGCATTTCGAACAATCTTGCGTACGCGCGATGCGCAAAATTCGAGTATGCTCTACCCTCGACTGCGAGTGCGAGTAGCCCGCATGTTTTCGGATTTCCTTCGAGTTCTCCTGTAGGTCAAAAGCGAAACTTCCCCTTAGACGTTTGTTTCAGTCGGTACACGTATAGAACCGCAAGTAGCTTCCGATCACTTACAGACTGCCGAGAAGGGGCCTAGGAGGCCTTGTAAGACGCTTGACTTTACCTTGTTCCGGAGTGCGTCGGGTTTCGCTGGGGTAAAGCCAAGATGCCCGTTGCACCCCCAGCCGCTCTCAACCGGGCGCTTTGTCGAACACAAGAATGTTGGGCCCGCTATGACGCCTTGCTGTCAGGTGCTCTCTGTTTGGTCGGTACTCTCCTTGTTTGTGTATATTTCCCCAAACAAGCTGGCGTCAATGACGGCAATGCTTTGAACCAATCCATAATTTCCAAGTTTTCCGTGTACATCGGCTTCCTATGCTGATCTCAAACGCCGTGATGGAACTCTGCACCGGCACAGGTACGGGCTGTAGTTTGCACGTACCACGGTTTTTTGCGCACGCCCGCTGCGGACAAGTCTACGTAACGGATCGAACCCACCGGATGGATACATACCATCTGAATGTACTGCAGAGTGTGGCTATTCTAGTGGCGGCCTTGACGCAAATGGCAGCCTTTGTCTATGTGTTGTACTGGCGTTTGGTATACGCGTACCGTTCTTTTCGGTGATGTTTCTGGTTTCCGGTGCCTCGACCCTTTATGTGCGGGGGTGGTGTTGGGTGCGTTGGTCGCGATCGTTCCAAGAAGCCCACGACCAGACCGCCAACGGTCTCTACTTTCTCCCCTGCGCGGCTTGGATGTTCGCGTCCCTCAACCAGTTCAAAAACTTGCAGGGTACCTCGGCGGAATCGCAGCCGCAGGATTTCAGTATTAGCCACATGTACCTTGGTGGCTTTGCTGTACGTCCTTGCCGATTGGAAACGCCTCGGCGAAGACACGAATATACCAATGGACCCTTCCCCATTGGTGCATGAAGACTGGAGCCGTGAAACCGATCCCGAGGTGCGGCATATCTACGTGAAACCGTCGTGGACCAATACCGAAGGCTACCGATCGCTTAGTGCATTTACGGCGAACGGCGAAAGTTCCGATCGCAATTTGGAGCTCCCCATGAGGTAAAGCTCGGTGCGACGATAAGAGGGCAGCAATGGAGGCAAAGGCAATGGAAGAGACATTGCTTCCGTTCTTTGCTAGTACATCATTCTACTCACCTTAAGAGGCAATTCAAGCCATTTTGTCCATTTTCGGTGTAGGCCACACATCACCAGAGAATACAAGCAAATCAGGTTTGCATCACTAGCGCAAGGCCATCACTTCGTTTCGGAAACTATGTTGGCATGATGATGCTTTTCTTTCGAAGGCTTCAAAAGTGTGCTGTTCCTGTAGAAAGGAAATGCTTTGCCTTTAAAGTACTTATGATCGCTCTATAATAATAATAATAATATCGTCAACCTCATTTGTCGCTGTTTAAAGCTTGCTGCGCTAGACCGTACAGGGAGTGGTGCCAAATGTCGAAGGACCAAAGTGTATCCAACGCCGTGCTTTCGGAATGTTTGTGCGCCGCCATGCATTTGATCGGTTGACCATTCAAGGGACGAGCCAACCCAGCATATCCCAACGCACGTCCGAGGTCTAGCTTTAAATCATCCGTATCTGTAAAGATCAACAAATGCTGATAAAACTCAAAGGTGTATTGTTGGTCAGTTCGAAAACAGGGCAGCGCGTTGCGAGATGCCgcaattttgttgaaaaTTTTCTTCCGGTGCTTCATACGAGCGCTGACCGTGGACGATTCTCCCAGCTCAATTTGGCCCTCAACCGTCTGCAGAATGCTTGTTGTGACGTCCGTTGGTGGTTCGACAACATCGCATTCCATATCGGTCGATCCGGCATACACGTGGTAGTTGACGAGCTTTTCTAGTTTCGGATCGGTTCTTTCCTTCATCTCTTCCATTGTCCATTCGGCGGATCCCGCCgcatcactgtcagtcatCTCTGTTTCCGGACGGATGTAGTCTTCGACGAGAACGGTGTGCGCCGTAGCGACCAAGGGTGTAATGAAACGCGGTTCATTGCCGTCCAACGTCACTTCCAGCTGGGGGGCGAGTGTGGATATAAATTTGATGGCGGCATTGACTACGAGGCGACCCGGCAGCTTGCCGGCCGGCCGTTCGAAGGCTTGCCCCGTCACGCACTGGCTCATCGGCAAGGCGGTTTTAAATTTTCCCTTGATTATCGCTTGGAACTTGCGTTTCTTACCATCAAAGTAAGACTCTTGTTGATAACTGGACTTATCGAGAAGAGCAGAAACGTCTTTGATGCGCATCAACAAGGTGCCAACGAAatgtttcgtttcgaaatcAATGACCAACGACTTGCCCGGCTCTTCCGCTCCAGTATTAATCGGCAGGATGCAGCCGGCGCAAAAACCGGAAAAGTTCTGGTACGTCTTGGAATCAGCGTATCGGATCCCCCGAATTTGCGTGTGGGAACCTGGTGTGGGTCGTAACATTACGGGGGCCTGCGGCCAAGAAGATGGAGGGGACGGCAAACGGGAGAAGGAATATTCGCACGGGTACGCATGTGGAGCGTGAATAGGCAAGTTCTTAGGAATCTCGAGCTTGGGTAGATCGAAGGAACCGTCGAGATCCAACGAACGCAACTGAGTAACAAAATCCTGCAACTGTATTTCGACCCGGGAAATCCGCTCCGAGTCTTCGTGGTTGGAATCGGACATGGGGATCTCGTCGTGCGCCTCTTGTCCGGACTCGGACATGGCTTCACGGAATAGTGTG
Protein-coding regions in this window:
- a CDS encoding predicted protein, which gives rise to MLAHKFHSRPSLISCNSTHGIRSDSNRGFDNSTTSLSVESRSHPGPSWKRALPVSGMLDASAALLLLQVGKIATDEVQKDSLVYQPSLFGNVPPHTESSVFSSDEDSDRAEFVPGEARISARHRCRTVSVDVLEYQGRRTQTQHSQRPRLLAGPVIHTVPPSPTGPKPIKSLSTTTTASTLSLDGITTKNPSTSASEPLVVPHKPSANLVGITTAHGRSVKGVLRRKFSWKNFPELETYLIDNRQQYLQYSSQLNYTSEQKRYNNRLTQGLLDLAAEEGYVFEDFTFAAIRDRIRCYYKSCVQAAKKKKRKRRK
- a CDS encoding predicted protein: MKSGHAKAPRANPAWPADSNGATVVKSTTTTTTNTPPPSVTEGTPRKKATTNKLPRRTDTADAPTPASSSATPATLEPTTNGHSHHGTAATNANGNNATKPSRKRNSSLSGSKTYLQIIHEAILALGDRTGSSIPALTKWILQEYPQLDGPQFKNRILQAVKSGTKAERFQKVKCSYKIAAVFKEKERQAARKKKNAVAAAAAAAAKKKKKAATPPTLAQTQAAHEQKLAQLQKSLSPEALARKKVDLARQEEATRQRLQAEKVAKERADRLRRRRFPMEDTRLHQEDAELHVKPPADVLARPYLPYFWYMTTDLHDPSRHGKTSSQILQASKVDGLDTGNHGLVPDLLGVYHFFRGDVQFRIPDERELVPPFSLAQLVFATEQILNGNAKRSRIVPPLLSSLFCTCLQILCRAPEDTAEKTSQTQLQKDLHRYLAPALTPASWADVLYLYMDAMERFYATDASRDPNVLPPLQIDVEYLLAVRDDIVVPMTPATTVKGKSSETNLNPLPGGYFAYLGDPRGILFRAFSKLGRQDPWLLTAEELIVLLRVLTDDILASHPAISQDVAAREEEMLALSKAKRAADTKLRKVRLAFEGPKKPATATVKKPEENKEVTKDEKTSETENQNGNEDEKEEILFKPTATQKQLESAVKAQQKASEAYEKGIRKLTARTEPIGYDRNFNAIYCFRHDPEVLYVEDLRQPSTVANHLPLDMQFKRRSWHLIETTALFDSFTGSLDIRGRREHDLYEELVGPQGAQQSLRRFLHDNMKEQNEAVARVRELESLKKRLEVARVKCDEEQGRRSGRLAGQAGEELSSLEFQIEILESRINGTSAPEPRDYEELTGLTLLRKFDSNSGMGARRTREQKQQTKTHNLPILPCSKMCGTGNIDGTGLVGLLVSGLLEVEEICETLAPWERTDTTRGEWVARLENAVHTWNAVSPMVLGLADAPPMKVIGSPAQSSPPNGSSGVQRSARRTSLDSLESASKKRKVETPPPTSTTFHSAANIVSMIRQPLIDLEARVAAITNLDVASKDADIADDNLSTDGSEDDQAIKEKLERAWKRQIHRLRNTLTHRYGQIREFLVAAIAAARKAHVPEVVAELRAALLQYHPGAASECKYAAIKVLLAHGDYEPDEDEEEEEQYDVREEGDEVEIPSVICAEAAMLASSLDGSEDATRADWIDSVKACKTISRLASLVGAFVKNAQDKMGKLEDERDDLLAAIKTWEKEEERRVKNRGGKKPVGRPTKDSVGPSEVWANVRFSDEICMAKAENWPWWPARKCTPKDGSLARSLAGLDRSLVALIGEMGGLRVVKTESIKAFSGTLVEDEDLGQYNKSVRSQLDDCMAMGRRIARGMEKKR
- a CDS encoding predicted protein produces the protein MKSSLSFGTLAVLALNLSVAAKAVPNSDNLDALEIDPSRRLKSSKSSKSSKSSSSKNTSAPLPVPVPTTNPSGMPSTVPTVAPPTDAPVLATPAPTDAPVLATPAPTDAPVLTTPVPTTAPDLATIAPTSSSKSSKSSKNGKSMMKRGR
- a CDS encoding predicted protein — translated: MSLPLPLPPLLPSYRRTELYLMGSSKLRSELSPFAICRTSGSVSRLQSSCTNGEGSIGIFVSSPRRFQSARTYSKATKVHVANTEILRLRFRRGTLQVFELVEGREHPSRAGEKVETVGGLVVGFLERSRPTHPTPPPHIKGRGTGNQKHHRKERLVRSGRAQKTVRPVESGWGCNGHLGFTPAKPDALRNKVKSSVLQGLLGPFSAVYSNVVVFSGESRNGTSSGAYEESVWIDTRPPPPLLVLKAFQLSHSSEVTGD
- a CDS encoding predicted protein, with protein sequence MSESGQEAHDEIPMSDSNHEDSERISRVEIQLQDFVTQLRSLDLDGSFDLPKLEIPKNLPIHAPHAYPCEYSFSRLPSPPSSWPQAPVMLRPTPGSHTQIRGIRYADSKTYQNFSGFCAGCILPINTGAEEPGKSLVIDFETKHFVGTLLMRIKDVSALLDKSSYQQESYFDGKKRKFQAIIKGKFKTALPMSQCVTGQAFERPAGKLPGRLVVNAAIKFISTLAPQLEVTLDGNEPRFITPLVATAHTVLVEDYIRPETEMTDSDAAGSAEWTMEEMKERTDPKLEKLVNYHVYAGSTDMECDVVEPPTDVTTSILQTVEGQIELGESSTVSARMKHRKKIFNKIAASRNALPCFRTDQQYTFEFYQHLLIFTDTDDLKLDLGRALGYAGLARPLNGQPIKCMAAHKHSESTALDTLWSFDIWHHSLYGLAQQALNSDK